AGCCGTTTGTCAAAAGGTTGCCAACCCCGATGACGGACACCCTCCATGTACGCGCGCGTGGTAATGGATTTGAACGCGCCGACGATATCACCCAACGTCGGCAACCGATCCCCACCCGTAGGGGCACCCCTTGTGGGTGCCCTTTCCCTTTCCCCCGTGGGTGCCCTTTCCCTTTCCCCCGTGGGCGCCCTTTCCCCCGTGGGCGCCCGGACGAGGGCAGGGACAAGCCCTGCCCCTACGGGTTCGACGGATTTTTGATGGATGACGATGATCCCGTGGAAATGGTTGGGCATCACCACAAATGCATCTATAGACGCCGTCGGAAACCGCTCCGGCAAATCCATCCACGCCGCTACAATCACCGTGCCGGCCTCGTTCAACATCACCTCATCCTCGAGAACATCGCCAAAAAGACCGGCGCGCTGCTGGCTAACCACGGTCACGAAGTACGCGCCGCCGCGAGCATAGTCATATCCCCTCAAACGAATCGAACGGCGGTGGTGCTTGTCGGGGTCGTACCTCACAGGATACCTAAGCTTCTACCGTCGCTCTCGTAGAGCGCCGCAACGAGCTCGTCCACCTCTTTCCTCAACCTCTGAAACTCGGCAATCTTTTCCCTGAC
The DNA window shown above is from Deinococcota bacterium and carries:
- a CDS encoding transposase is translated as MRYDPDKHHRRSIRLRGYDYARGGAYFVTVVSQQRAGLFGDVLEDEVMLNEAGTVIVAAWMDLPERFPTASIDAFVVMPNHFHGIIVIHQKSVEPVGAGLVPALVRAPTGERAPTGERERAPTGERERAPTRGAPTGGDRLPTLGDIVGAFKSITTRAYMEGVRHRGWQPFDKRLWQRNYYERVVRSEGELDRIRGYIDQNPLNWARDHDNPAFGETIGRAKTNAGR